A genomic stretch from Xenopus laevis strain J_2021 chromosome 6S, Xenopus_laevis_v10.1, whole genome shotgun sequence includes:
- the pskh2.S gene encoding serine/threonine-protein kinase H1, with protein sequence MGCGVSSKVLPEPMEPPLKKKNPYYVKLIQAMVPVQFSSQPTQCKEEFWGLQEEPCRAQDQEHKLQSKKSQVARYRAKFDPRVTARYDIKALIGRGSFSRVVRVEHRATRQPFAIKMIETGAKEGREVCESELNILRRVSHHYIIQLIEVFEARDRVYMVMELATGGELFDRIIAKGSFTERDATKVLQMVLDGISYLHGLGITHRDLKPENLLYYHPGADSKILVTDFGLANSGNKGGDWSMRTICGTPEYIAPEIILRRPYSNGVDMWALGVITYILLSGSMPFEDENRTRLYRLILKGKYSYMGDPWPNVSNLAKDFIDRLLTVDSSDRLSASDALKHSWIKTMAASSSMKNLHRSISQNMKLRVSSRCHSSKSEHSSKSGQSNKSRRIREREMAERNLRYQAHTVNNDLL encoded by the exons ATGGGCTGTGGAGTCAGCAGCAAGGTGCTCCCGGAGCCCATGGAGCCCCCTCTAAAGAAGAAGAATCCCTATTATGTGAAGCTGATTCAAGCCATGGTACCTGTGCAGTTTAGCAGCCAGCCAACCCAGTGCAAGGAGGAGTTCTGGGGTCTGCAAGAGGAACCCTGCCGGGCACAGGACCAGGAACACAAATTACAATCAAAGAAGAGCCAAGTGGCCCGATACCGTGCCAAGTTTGATCCTAGAGTTACTGCAAG ATATGATATCAAGGCTCTCATAGGTAGGGGTAGTTTCAGTAGAGTTGTGAGAGTGGAGCACAGAGCCACGAGGCAGCCATTTGCAATCAAGATGATCGAAACGGGTGCCAAAGAAGGCAGAGAAGTTTGCGAGTCAGAACTCAACATCCTCCGTAGGGTCAGTCACCACTACATCATTCAGCTCATCGAAGTGTTTGAAGCTCGTGACCGAGTCTACATGGTAATGGAACTGGCTACCGGAGGAGAACTGTTTGACAGGATAATTGCCAAAGGATCTTTTACTGAGCGAGATGCCACAAAGGTTCTGCAGATGGTTTTGGATGGAATAAGCTACCTCCACGGACTGGGCATTACGCACAGGGATCTTAAGCCAGAAAACCTCCTTTATTACCATCCAGGAGCAGACTCAAAGATATTGGTCACTGACTTTGGTTTGGCAAACTCTGGTAACAAGGGAGGAGACTGGTCAATGAGGACCATTTGCGGAACCCCAGAATATATTGCCCCTGAAATTATTTTAAGGAGACCATACAGCAATGGAGTGGACATGTGGGCCCTTGGGGTAATCACCTATATATTACTGAGTGGATCCATGCCCTTCGAAGATGAGAATCGCACAAGACTTTACCGCTTGATCCTTAAAGGCAAATATAGCTATATGGGTGAT ccTTGGCCTAACGTTTCCAACCTTGCAAAGGACTTCATAGACCGCTTACTTACTGTAGATTCCAGTGACCGTTTGTCAGCATCTGATGCTCTGAAACACTCTTGGATTAAGACCATGGCTGCATCTTCATCCATGAAGAACCTTCACCGCTCCATCTCTCAGAACATGAAACTTCGGGTCTCTTCTCGCTGCCACAGTTCTAAGTCGGAACATTCGTCCAAATCGGGTCAGTCAAACAAGTCCCGGCGCATACGGGAGAGAGAAATGGCAGAGCGCAATCTACGTTATCAGGCTCATACAGTGAACAATGATCTGCTCTGA